The nucleotide window GTCGGGGATGGCGGCGCCACTGGCGGTGTTGTCGAAGATGCACCAGGTTGGCGTATCGGGCTCGCGTTTCAATTGCCGGGCGAGTTGCTCCAGCCAAGTGTCCTCATAGCGGGAGTGGTAGATCCGCGGTGAGCCGTGCAGCCGGTAGTAACGCACCCCAGGCCAGCCTCCAGGCTGATCGCAGCCGGGTAAGGGCGATGGATCGGCGGCAACGCGGCCGATGTGTTCATCGTGCAGCAATGCCGTGACGTGCGCGGCCAGCCAGCTTGGATGTCGGGGCTCAAGCACCGCGTGGCCCTGATAGTGGTCCCGCAAGGCGCTGAAAAACGATTCGGCCACCGCCGCATCGAAGGCCAGTGAGGGTGGCAGCTGGATCAACAGGCAGCCCAGCTTTTCCCCCAATTGCGAACATTGCCCGAGAAACTCATCCACAAGCCCGTCGCAATCGCGCAATCGCCGTTCATGGGTGATCTGCTTGGGCACCTTGACCGAGAAGCGGAAGTCCGGCACGACGCTGTCCGCCCACTTGGCATAGGTGGCGGGACGGTGCGGGCGGTAGAACGAACTGTTGATCTCCACGGCCGGGAAGCGGGCGCTGTAGCGTTGCAGGTGGGTGCCGTCCTCGGGAAAGGCCGGCCATTGCTCTCGGGGCAGCGACCAGCCGGCGCAGCCCAGGCGAAGGAGAGAGTGGTAGAGTGAAGTCGGCAAGTGCGAAGGCCCGATTGCAAGCGTTACAATCTGTGACCGTTGCATTTGCTTCAAAACTGCAAATTTTTTGGGTGTAGCCTCGAGAGGCTACATCGAGCAAAGTAGCCTTTTAAGGCTACAGACTGCTCATTGGGATTTCAGGATATACGTCACAAGCAGTCCCACTCCGATGCTTAGGCTGAAACTTAGCAGTGTTCCCAGCAGCACATACTCACTTATGGATCGCACCTTGGCGTTCTGGATTTCATTGAAGCGCAAAATGCTTTTTGCCGTCAGGAGAAAACCGACCGCTTCCCATTGTTCCAGTAATACAAACGTCAAAATCAGAAGCCGTTCCAGATAGCCGATCAATGTTCCGGCGTTGGCCAGGGAGCCGGTATTGTCGATCTCCTTGATCCATGGGCTGAGTATCGTGCTTATCATGGCGGAAGCGGGACGCAGCATCGATATGTAGGCAAGACCGACTGCAAGTAATGGTGTGGTGATCAGCTTGGTCAAAGAAACCTGGAGACTCGCAGCGTTGTTTTCGGAAATCAGCCAGACCGCAACCAAGCTGGTCACTAGGATGGCTTGTCCGGACAGCAATACCAGAGTCGGAGATTTGGATGCGCTCGGAGTAAGAATGAGGGTTAGAAATCGAGCGACTGCCATGAGTAACCCGGCCTTCCAGGCGAAGATGTCATTATCACGCAACAGAACCATCAATAATGAAAAAACGATGAAATAGACGCCTGCAATCAACAGACTGATAATGACCTTCCGGCTAAAGTGGAAGGGCGGTTGCAAGATACTGTGACTGGATATCCAGAAGCCCAGCACCACGTGCGCCAATATCAAAATGACGAGCAAGGCCGATGTCTCAACCATGGGACAGCTCTCTGATCAGTCGGCTGGTGTAGGCCAGATATTTATCCAGCAAACGTGCCTGGGCACGCTGCAACGCTTTGTTAATGGTGATACGAGATTTTCCTAGCGCATCGGCAATGCTCTGTTGGTCGGTCGCTTCGATCAGATGAATAGCGTAGGTTTGAGCTTCGACAGCCGTCCATTGATCGAGTATGGCGGCTACGAACTCTGTCAGCAGCTCCGTACGTTCTTGGAACGCCTGATAGCCGCTGAATATTGCCAGGGTGTTTTTCTTCATGCTGTCGAGTCCTTGGCCGGACAAGACGAAGGCTTCGCGGTAGGTCTGCGACTGCTGTGCAGAACCTATGCCTATCGCTATCCGTGCATCCCAGCGTTCTCTTTCAGGACTAGCTGCCACCAGGGCCGCTCGTAGAGCAATGGCGCAGTGAAGCGCCTGCTCGGGTCGGTTCAGCAAAATCTGAAAACCATCCCCGCGAAAGGTTTCCGCTTTTGCTTTGTAGCGTTTTTCCAGTTGCTTAAGCACCGCTTTCAAACCAGTGATATAGGCGAGCGTATTTTCTGCGCTTTGCGAGTGGATCAAGTCGCCGGTCAATACTGCCTCTAATTTC belongs to Pseudomonas sp. B21-028 and includes:
- a CDS encoding DUF72 domain-containing protein; this encodes MPTSLYHSLLRLGCAGWSLPREQWPAFPEDGTHLQRYSARFPAVEINSSFYRPHRPATYAKWADSVVPDFRFSVKVPKQITHERRLRDCDGLVDEFLGQCSQLGEKLGCLLIQLPPSLAFDAAVAESFFSALRDHYQGHAVLEPRHPSWLAAHVTALLHDEHIGRVAADPSPLPGCDQPGGWPGVRYYRLHGSPRIYHSRYEDTWLEQLARQLKREPDTPTWCIFDNTASGAAIPDALRLEALMRT